Genomic window (Flavobacteriales bacterium):
AAGGGGAGGTCATGCGGCGCACCTCGATCACGGACATCGCACCCACGGTTTCCACCATTCTGGGCATGGCCCTGCCCAATGCCGCAGATGGACGGGTGGTGCCGGAGGCCATCAGCACACATTGATCATCCTGACCGGCGAACGTAAGCTCAGGATACTCTTTGTCAAAGGGCCCGGACCGAAAGGTGTTGGAGCGGATTGTTAGAGCTTTCATGCCGGTGGACTGGCGCCGCGTTGTGCAGTGTTCTAAGTTAGCTCCGCCAATGCCACTGCACATTCCTTTCCGGGGGATCCTCTTCTTCTTTTTCCCGTGGACGTTCGGCTTCCTGTCCGCGCAAACACCGCTGTCGTTGGTCGCCCAAGGGACCGTTGATTCCATCGCCGTGACGGGGTTCGTGGGAGATCCGGGGTCCGGTGCGGCCGTGTTCCGGGCGGATTGGACCGGAATGGACGGCCAAGCACCTGCGTTCAAGTTCAAGGAACCGGCCGGTCAACACGGGGACAGCAGGACTTCATTGGACGAGCTGATCATCGCCGGCGTGGAACAATACCTTGACCAGCGGGTCCACTTCACCCGCGATGGTGTGCAGGTCGATATCCCCGTACCGCGCTTGGCTTCCGGTATTGATAGGATGATCGGCACGGCGGCGGCGCGTTTCGGGGCGCCGGCCATACCCTTGTCCGCTGCCACTAAGGAGCAGCTGGGCCGTGTATCCCGGATCGATTGGAGCCAGGCGACCTTCGGCATTGACGGGGGCGACGACCAAGAGAAATACCTCGCGATCTACTACTACGTAAGGGCACAACGTCAGGAGTTGGAGCGGCAGCTTCACAATGACCTTATCCAACTGTCGACCGTGGACGTGCTTCCTCCGCAGGGAGCGGCCCAGCGGGATCCCGGCAAAAGCGAACCCGTGCCCACCGTCTGCAGCACCGTCTTCGATGAGGAAAACTACCTCTGCGCCCTGGACCTGAAAATGGACAGCGGCAAGGCGTCTCCGGACGTGAAGTTGACCGATGCGATGCTTTCGGACATCGCGATGAAGGCCAAGGAAGCGGAAGAGCTGCCACCGGCACCCAAGCTGCGCAAGCGGGACCGTTGGTTGAAGGCGGAGCTGGACGCCATCAACCGCAGGATCGACCAGAGCGATCAACGCAAGGAGCTTTGGGCGTTGCGCGACCGGATGGATGACATGGAGGGGCGTTTGGACGACATCGGCCTACAGGTGGACGAGCTGAAGACGGACCGTGCCGCACCGGGCACAACGGACAATCCAGTGGCCACATTGAGCGCGCTCACCGGGCGCAATGTGACCGTGCGTTTCAGCAAAGGATCATCGGACCTG
Coding sequences:
- a CDS encoding OmpA family protein, producing MPLHIPFRGILFFFFPWTFGFLSAQTPLSLVAQGTVDSIAVTGFVGDPGSGAAVFRADWTGMDGQAPAFKFKEPAGQHGDSRTSLDELIIAGVEQYLDQRVHFTRDGVQVDIPVPRLASGIDRMIGTAAARFGAPAIPLSAATKEQLGRVSRIDWSQATFGIDGGDDQEKYLAIYYYVRAQRQELERQLHNDLIQLSTVDVLPPQGAAQRDPGKSEPVPTVCSTVFDEENYLCALDLKMDSGKASPDVKLTDAMLSDIAMKAKEAEELPPAPKLRKRDRWLKAELDAINRRIDQSDQRKELWALRDRMDDMEGRLDDIGLQVDELKTDRAAPGTTDNPVATLSALTGRNVTVRFSKGSSDLEPNERALLAEVALSMRQAPNGRVLVTGYADKTGDPGSNLALSERRAKAVRSYLLGQGIDGSRVLMNYYGSSQSSGSDPSERRVELEWVR